The genomic window CAAGCGACCGAGCAGGTGGATCAGTAATGCTGTGACTCGAACGGGCGACGTTTCGGACGCGCGTCAGATAGGACTCGACCGAGCCTCAAGCGACGCGCCCCCTCCCCCGGCTCTTTATCTGTCCCCATCCCGTCCCCCGTGACCCCCGCACCCACTCTATGCTCCGCTCGCCCGCTCCCCCTCTCCGCTCCTCCGTGTTGCGGCTCTCCGGGACAGACGCCACGTTCGCATTCAGCTCGCTGTCGCCCCGCCTGTTCgcactccctccctccctccctccattgctCCATGACCTCCATGCCACCAGAGAGAGGGCGACGACGGCGGCTTCCGGCGAGGTAGGTGGGGTccttctctggatctgagccctcctcctcctccctcctctgcgtctgagctatcctcctccttctcctcctcttcctcctctggatctggatTTGGATCAAGATCTGAGGGACGCGgcggtggctatggttccggcgatCTCTGTTGCGGTAGGCTTGTTtcgctgttgcaacaagtaatttttCTTTGTTTCATTAGTCTTTTTTTCTGATGTTACATCTCGCATCGCGCTTTTGTTTCTGTTGTTGTAGTAGCTTTGGTATGCTGTTGCAATAAGTAATTTTTCTTTGTTGTATTAGTCTTTTTTATGTTGTATCTCGCATTTCCTTTTTTGTTCCTGTTGTTGCAGTATCGtttttgctgttgcaacaagtaatttttctttgttgcattagtctttttttgAGATGTTGTATCTCGTATTGCGCTTTTGTTTCTGTTGTTGTAGTAGCTTTGGTTTGTTGTTGCAATAagtaatttttctttgttgcattagtcttttttttctgatgttgcatctcgcattgcgatttgtttctgttgttgcagtagctttggtttgatgttgcaacaagtaatttttCTTTGTTATATAAgtcttttttctgatgttgcatctcgtatTACAGTAGCTTTGTTCTTTTTGTTGTAGTCGTTTTTGTTCTGATGTTGCAGTAGACTTGTTCTGATGTTTCATCTCGCATTTCGCTTTGTTTGATGTTGCAAATAATTTTTCTGATTGGAGCACGGTGAGGATGCGATACACCTAGCGTGGCTGCGGTGGGGGGATAGGCGGCACGACGGGATCGTGGGGGTCGGGGCGGCGCGGTGGGATCTCCTGCCGGGACGAGGCAAACGGATGAAGATGGGGATGGGGATGTGGATGAGGTGCGGACGTGGGCATCCGATGGAAGCGGCTCATATGCATGCGTATGGGAACGGTTTGGTTACGGGCAGTACACATGCAGGGGCGGCGCGCgagcgtccgggcgctagcagttCCGCAGCAGGATCGCTGAATTCCAATCGATcgagccgcggcggcggccggggagCGGACGCGCGCTCTCAGCTCGGCGGGGAGCAGGCCCAGGCGTGCTGGGCAGCGCATGATTAGCGATTGGGcacgcgggggcgggggcgggggcgggggaggtccATGTCCATGCATGGATCTGCCAGAAAATGGCAAAGAGAGAGGCGCCAAACTACAGGCGGCACGTCGTCGGCGGGGGCCGGGTCCCTGCTGTGCTTGTGCTGGTGCTGGTGGCTCCCCTGCTGCTTCCTTGCTTCCTCCACGCGATGCATAATGCCCCTGACCATGCTCTCTTTAATCAGTGTTGTGTGGGTATAATATTAGCTAGGCAGCGTAGTAAGCTAAGCTGTGAACTGGACGGCCGGCGACCGGAAAGTTTTTGCCTCCACTACACCTTGTTTTGTGGATGCGATGCTGTCATGCTGCTACGTACGCGTCGTCAACGCATATGCAACCATGCATGCTGATGTCCATATATATACTCATCATAGGACTTGTGTGATGTCCGATTCAAAAAGGTGTATATGTTATATATGTTTGCGTGCACCATATATGCAACAAATGAGTATGTGCCCAAAAAAGGAGTAAATTGAGGAGAAAAATAGTCTGGACGCCCGAGACCTAGACCTACGAGTAGTACAACGCACACGGCGTGGTGTGTGATCCACGGCACTTCATTCATTCTGCTACAGATAAACACGAGCTGACAACCAGCACTTTTCTGCATAGTATGCCGCAGCATGTCGTCGTAGTCGTACCAGCCATCTCTGGAGCTTTCCTTTCCTGGGCCGGAGTTGTTCAGTATACCCCCTTATCCATGTGCCACGCGACCATGCATGCATGCGACGTTGCGTACGACGTAGCGAGCATTTGGACTTTTGGAGTCTTGCCGTTTTCGTCCTCTATCTACTACGGCGTCTGTTGCCCCAGCCAGCACGCTAGCCTCGCCCACGGCTGAGACTGAGAAGATGGATCGCTCCACTATAGCAAAGCCCTTTTTGAAGCACCATGATCATTAATTAAGCCGGCCGGGGCGCAAGTGCTCACTTGTAATCTACACATGGCGCCAATGCAAGCtagctagggccttgtttagataccatctaaattctaagttttttcactctctctccatcacatcaatttttagccgtttgtatggagtattaaatataggtaaaaaaaataactaattacacagtttagttgaaaatcacgagataaatcttttgagcctagttggtccacgattggacaatatttatcaaataagacgaaagtggtactatttatcgggttgaaaaaagttgcaatctaaaccaggcctagtAAAAAAGCCGAGTAGCGATGGTAGTAAGAGGCAGAGGAGAGAGGACTCGGAGGAGACGAAAGCATGCTTGGCCTGGCCTGTGCAGAGCCGGAACGGAGGGCAGCAGCCACAGTCCAGAGACATCCGTGAGGCACAGCAGGCGGCGCCGCGGCCTACCCGGGCTCCCTGACGCCACCCTTTGCTTGCAAGGCGGTGAAGGATACCGCCCCGGCCGCCCACTGCCGCGCCTCCAACTGTAAAACGCAGCGGCGCCACCCGCGCCGTGGAATGGTACGCAGCAAACAGCCGCGCGCGCCATGCAAaacacccacacccacaccccATCAGCAAACGCCAAACAGCTAGCCAAGACCACTGTAGAGAGCCGAGCCGCGGGCTGGCGGAGTCCTGGAGGCTGGAGTGGAGGAACGAGATCCTCTGCAGTCATGGCAGCGACTGCTCTCTACAGTTAGGCCGGCATCCGACCGTTCACTGAGATCCAACGGCAACCGACTCCCACCAGGCTTCTTTTGCGCCTGAGTTGTCGAAGCACTGGGCCTTGGCCCAACAAGCATAGCGTTGTTGCTGTCGTTTTTGGTGCGAGGTCCGCATGCTCTTCGGTTTCTGACGTGAGGGTAAGCCTTGAGCGGCGATTTTCTTGAGCCCGGTGGTCACTGCAAAGAGAGATTCAGGAAGGATAATTTAGCCGTCTTCCAAATTCCGAGTGCCAGTACAGGCTTCTCCTGTAGCTCGACCTCGTCGACCGGCACCACCTTCCTGTCGTCGGCCTTCGGCGATGGTGCCGAGATGGTGACAAGCCAGAGACGAGCAGCGGTGGCGACGATAAACAATCCAGCCTCCAAACGGGGTGAAGCGTGCGGCGAGCGTGGTGGCCAGCATGGGGCCGGCATTACGCCGTTGTTGTCCTCGTTGTCATGCAGCTCATTGTCACAAACCCGTGGTTCTATCTGTGCAGGAATTGGAGTAGAATTGGAGTCACAAGCTAGTTTCAGAAAGAACAGAGCATATAGGATTGAAGTTTTCGTTATTCATCTTGCACAGCTCATATGAATGCTTCACATTTTTGTGTATTTACACGAAGAAACAATTTGAACAAATTCCAAGCACTTGTGCTTCCTGTCTAATTTCCTATACAAACAGCCATCGGAGGAAATGCAGCTTTCCTGCACAAACAGATTTCACCACATATACAGCTTTCCTGCACAGCCACCTAGAGCTCGATCATCAGGGACTGCACCTGGAGGTGTGCGTATCTCATCACCGAGCAGGGACCGAACATGGCACGGAGGGCAGGCGCGCTGTCCACGAGACCAGCAGGCTACGCGAGGAACGCCCCTACGAGGCTGCGGCTACGACAGCGTATGAGCGCCAAGGCAACATGAAGGGGAGGAAGCCAGATTCACCGGTTCGCATGAGGGATTTAGCTCGGGGATGCGTGACAACAGCCGTGGTGAACGAACAAGTGACCGAGCAAGATACACAAGACGCCAGCGGCGGCAAAGAAGACAGCATGCTCAAGCGTCGCTCGTGGGCTTTAGATGGGCTACTGGACTGCCTGTGTGGTAACTGGCTAATATGGTCCTTCGGATGGCAGCCAACGGCACAGATACGCCGACTGCAGACTGCAGTCGATGAGGCCGACTGCAGGGGATCTCGTTCCGGAGTGGAAGCATCTccctcccttctctctcctcATACATGGCTCCTCGAAACCAGCATATAAATATATACCGCACCTCGTTCCCCgtgctctgtctctctctctcctccgtgTGCGAGCGCCGCGCGCGGAGCGAGCTGCCGTGTCTTCTCCTTCCTCTATTCTATATCACCCTCCTCCGCCTCCCCATTCTTCACCACCCGAGAAATCCTCTCCCCTGCCCTGGTACCACTACTCTAGTAGCACCGTCGGTTTCTCACCTTCCCCGACGCCGAGCTCGGACAAACTCACCTCGACAGCCAGAAGTTACCGCGCGCGTCTCCGGTTCCCTGCTTCTCACCGCGCGCGTCATGGACACCTCGCACCACTATCCATGGCTCAACTTCTCCCTCGCTCACCACTGTCAGTAGCGCCCGCGCCtacctctctctcttcctccctccGTCCATCCATGCATCTCAATCCCCGCTCCTGTTCCTTGTACTTCTCTCTAAGTTTATTTCTGCCAATAACGAGGTGTTCGGTGTTCTAACTTCTATCTGCATGTGTATGTGTTTGCGATCGATCGAGCAGGTGATctcgaggaggaggagaggggcgcAGCCGCCGAGCTGGCCGCGATAGccggcgccgcgccgccgccgaagCTGGAGGACTTCCTCGGCGGAGGCGTCATCAACGGAGAGAGCGCCAGCGGTCCAGTGGCCGCGCCCTCGGAGGCGACGGCGCCCGCGGAGATGTACGACTCGGACCTTAAGTTCATAGCCGCCGCCGGGTTCCTGAGTGGCGGCTCGGCTGGAGCGGCGGCGACGTCGCCGGTGTCCTCCCTCGACCAGGCCGACCACAAGCTGGCCCTGCCTGCCGCAGCGGCGGTGTCGCCGGCGCCGGAACAGAGGAAGGCCGTCGACTCTTTTGGGCAGCGCACGTCCATCTACCGCGGTGTCACACGGTATGCTAGCTGTCGCAGATCGATCTAATCCGTGGTCATAGGCATATATACACCTAAAAAAGGTCTTGTTTGGGTGTTTCTTATCATATGGAGTGCTAGTACCATGAGGCTAGCTATCTGCATGCAAAGTTGCACCTGGTGCTTACTTGGTGTCCATATCACAGGCATGCCTAGTTCATACTTCATGGATTAGTGGATGCAGAAAAGTTGGGGTTTGTTCATGAAAAAACATTATTTTGACGTTTCTGCTAATTTTCTCAAGCCTTTGTATGTTCATATAATAATAATACTATTGGAGAAGCAAGTGATCGGTGATTGTGTAAATAATAGGACTATTTAAGTTGTTTATTATTCTCTCTGAGATAGCATAATATATAGATTTGTCTTCAGTTTCTCAACATTTGGAGAATTTTGCCAAGCTCTCTGCTGTTCCTTTTTCTTCCCCCAAGCAGTCAAGCACTGTATTTGACGAGTTTTGGCTCTGTCTGGAATCTTAGGTGATGTGATATTTTTGGTGATTTCTCATTTCTAGGCACCGGTGGACTGGCAGGTACGAGGCACATCTGTGGGACAACAGCTGCCGGCGTGAAGGGCGGAGCCGCAAGGGCCGCCAAGGTACTACAACGTCAGTCTGTTGCATACTATGCCTCTGCTATAAATTTGTCTAGCTACTAACTCTCCTTTTTCCATATCGGCTTGGTGCCAATACTTGCTGCCTGATGCTTCTGGTGTGTTCAGTATATTTGGGTAAGAAAACTGAAATAAACTTCAGGTTTTCATTGTCCATGTAGCATCTCATCAAGAAGCATCATATTGATGATGATTTCTTTTTCATGAAACTGAAGGTGGCTATGATAAGGAGGAGAAGGCCGCCAGGGCTTATGATCTGGCGGCATTGAAATACTGGGGTTCTAGCACCACCACCAACTTTCCTGTAAGCACATAGATAGACCTACCATTCATAACTGATTAactataaaaacaaaaaaaaacactgaTGCAAGTGTGCAGTAAAGCATCTAGAGatgtatatatatctatgtgctgGATGTGTCGTCTTTACGGGGCAAGAATTCTTTCAGGTTGCTGAGTATGAAAAGGAGCTCGAGGAGATGAAGACCATGACTCGGCAAGAGTTTGTTGCTTCCCTTCGAAGGTGATCACTATTCTCTGATGCTGTAAATGCATGCATTGATCTGTGCATGGCCATCTTATGCATATATATGCTCCAGATTTATAGCTTTATCATTCGAGTGTTTTTGACAATAAAAACATGTTTTGTGGTGCAGGAAGAGTAGTGGATTCTCTAGGGGTGCTTCTATTTACAGAGGTGTAACCAGGTGAATACTCCTGCTTGCCCTCATCTTTCAATTGCAGTCATGTTTCAGACTTTCAGTTTGTCCTTTTACATGTTGTTGTCTCAAGTCTCCTTGTCCATGCAATCGGCAGACATCACCAGCATGGGCGGTGGCAAGCAAGGATCGGAAGGGTTGCCGGTAACAAGGACCTCTACCTTGGAACATTCAGTGAGTATATACATACCCTTTGGTCTTTGCATCTACTAGACAATGCAGATTTCTCAGCTATATCGACTTATTCAGTCTGGAAGCTCCATGAATCCACAATGCCAAAATCTTATCGTTCCAGCATGTTACTGATAGAAATACAATGCTGAGCTTTTGTGTAATGCATAACCACATGACCGTCATATATGAATAAAAGCTGCTCATTCGGTTTCCTTTCTCAAAATGAGACAAGTTGGGACCATCAGTCAAACTATTTTCTTTGGTTCCCACATTACAATATACACTACTAACACCTTGCACGTAGGTCCCCCTCTTTTTCAGTGATTTGTACGTACAATCCTTGTAGCTAGATTCGCCTACATATTTTATGTAGGTCAAGAACATCTACTTTGACCAGATGTACGCATGTGTAGCGCCTGGTTTGATTTGAGTTTGTCATCTTTTGCCCCCATGCATGATCGGTTTGGGGGCTTTATGCAGAAGAAAAAGAGGGCGACGGTGCATGCATTTTGCTTGATTGCATTGCAACCTGAACACTTCCTTCTCTTTGTGCACTGCGTGCAGTAACCTGTGTTGGATATTGTTTAGTGTTGCCTCTCGGTTTTCCATGTAAAGCATGTGGTTGTGGTTAAACTAATTGTACGTTCTGAACCTGCCATTACTGTTCTCAATTTTTTTACTAAGCTGCTGTCCCATGCATATGGTTCTGTCAGCTTATATTAGTCAAAATATCTAAGATCTAACTAGATGCTAGTGCTGTAGTTGCATCCATTGCTTTATTTGCTAAGCTCAGCTAGCCCATTTCTTCATCATTTTTCAGTTCTTTTGGTTGGGATGATACGTCCATACTCCTTGTCCCATCTGTTTCACAAAAATGACTTCTTTTTTCTTTATGGCGGAATAGAAGAAATGTTCCAGAACTGATGTTGCCTTCTATGCTATTCATTTAGGCACCGAGGAGGAAGCTGCAGAGGCCTATGACATAGCGGCCATCAAGTTCAGAGGCCTGAACGCCGTTACAAACTTTGAGGTCAGCCGGTATAACGTTGAGAGCATAATGAGCAGCAACATTCCAATGGGGAGCATGTCGGCTGGTGGCCGGAGCAACAAGGCACTGGAATCCCCTCCATCGGGCTCACCTGACGCCATGCCCATCGAATCCAGCACAGTGCCACTGTTTGCTGCGCTTCCGGTGAAGTATGACCAGCAGCAGCAGGACTACCTGTCGATGCTCGCGTTGCAGCACCACCAGCAAGGGAACCTGCAGGGGCTAGGGTTCGACCTCTACTCCTCCGGAGTGAACCTGGATTTTGCAAACTCCCATAGCACTGCTTCGTCGATGGCCCACTGCTACGCCAATGGCACGGCCTCCTCACAtgagcagcagcaccagcaccatcAACAGCTGCAAGATCAGCAGCAGTGTGAGAATGAGACGCAACATAGCTCCAACAGCTGCTCCTCCCTACCATTCGCCACACCAATCGCTTTCAATGGGTCCTATGAAAGCTCCATGACGGCAGGCCCCTTTGGATACTCCTACCCAAATGTGGCAGCCTTTCAGACGCCGATCTATGGAATGGAATGATTCGGGGTCGTGGCTGGCTGCTGGCCCTGCTGGCGTTTCGCATGTGCAAAAGGGTAGAAGCCATGAGAGCAAAGATTCAAGACTGACATGGCGCTCTCGCACAaaaaacataaagggggtgaaAGAGAGGTACCAGTAGACAGTAGTATGATGGAGACATAGGAAGCAGCGAGCAGTGTGCTGCAGGATACACTGACGATCGAGCCAGAGACGGAGAAGGAAGAAGACTCGATCTTGCTAACAACAAAATGATCGTTGCAGCTAGCTATAGCACATTTGCTTTTCCCTTTTGTAGCTTTGTTCTTTTCAGCTTTGTTGCCCCCCAGCGCCCTTCATGGTGCATGCCTTGAAGCTTACTGACATGATTCTGCAAGTGCCATCGTAGCTTTAGTCAGCCCTGTACAATGGAAGCAGGAACGTAGTCTTTGATTTGTAGCTTTCTTTctcctttgtttttctttttgtgctttactttctggTCACTTTAGTTTGCCCCCCTGTTCTACTACTATGCTTCAGAGGGGATAAATGTTCAAGCTCCTGTCTTGTACTGAACAAGTTCAGCAAACAGATATAGCAGCATGTAACTCTGAATCAATGTCAGCCTTTCGTATTTGATGAATCTCTCGCAATTTACTATCTAAATAATGCATTCATACTACCACCATTTTGTCTACCTCGAATCTACAATTTCACATTCTGCTGTTGATTTCTCATTTGTAGCATTTTGTGTACTGAATCTCTAAATAATGGCTGTATGCCTTGCCTTTGAGTACTGAATCTCTAAAAGTACTGAAGCTCTAGACTGAACGTCATTTTGCTGCTGATTTCTCATTTCCAGCATTCTGCATGCCTTGCCTTGGAGTACTGAAGAATCTATGGACTGAACGTATGAACAAAGGTCATCGTACATGTCCACAGTAACTTTTTCAAGCCATCTAAGCACTAAACCAGCCCTGATTTccttgagaggaaaaaaaa from Miscanthus floridulus cultivar M001 chromosome 11, ASM1932011v1, whole genome shotgun sequence includes these protein-coding regions:
- the LOC136493933 gene encoding AP2-like ethylene-responsive transcription factor AIL5, with the translated sequence MDTSHHYPWLNFSLAHHCDLEEEERGAAAELAAIAGAAPPPKLEDFLGGGVINGESASGPVAAPSEATAPAEMYDSDLKFIAAAGFLSGGSAGAAATSPVSSLDQADHKLALPAAAAVSPAPEQRKAVDSFGQRTSIYRGVTRHRWTGRYEAHLWDNSCRREGRSRKGRQVYLGGYDKEEKAARAYDLAALKYWGSSTTTNFPVAEYEKELEEMKTMTRQEFVASLRRKSSGFSRGASIYRGVTRHHQHGRWQARIGRVAGNKDLYLGTFSTEEEAAEAYDIAAIKFRGLNAVTNFEVSRYNVESIMSSNIPMGSMSAGGRSNKALESPPSGSPDAMPIESSTVPLFAALPVKYDQQQQDYLSMLALQHHQQGNLQGLGFDLYSSGVNLDFANSHSTASSMAHCYANGTASSHEQQHQHHQQLQDQQQCENETQHSSNSCSSLPFATPIAFNGSYESSMTAGPFGYSYPNVAAFQTPIYGME